A single Camelus dromedarius isolate mCamDro1 chromosome 26, mCamDro1.pat, whole genome shotgun sequence DNA region contains:
- the LOC105105880 gene encoding dihydrodiol dehydrogenase 3 isoform X2 gives MIYNGASIFLLWATFLRPELVRPALENSLKNLQLDYVDLYIIHFPMAMKPGEDPLPKDENGKVIFDTVDLCSTWEAMEKCKDAGLAKSIGVSNFNHKQLEKILNKPGLKHKPVCNQVECHPYLNQSKLLDFCKSKDIVLVAYSALGSHRDPKWVDQSLPVLLDDPLLGAIAKKHKQTPAVIALRYQLQRRVVVLAKSYNKKRIKENMQVFDFELTPEDMKAIDGLNRNLRYCDFLLGVGHPEYPFSEEY, from the exons ATGATATATAATGGAGCCAGTATTTTTTTG CTTTGGGCCACTTTCCTTCGACCAGAGTTGGTGCGACCAGCGTTGGAAAACTCACTGAAAAATCTTCAACTGGACTATGTGGACCTCTATATTATTCACTTTCCCATGGCTATGAAG CCAGGGGAGGACCCTCTTCCcaaagatgaaaatggaaaagtaatATTTGACACAGTGGATCTGTGTAGCACGTGGGAG gcCATGGAGAAGTGTAAGGACGCGGGACTGGCCAAGTCCATCGGCGTGTCCAACTTTAACCACAAGCAGCTGGAGAAGATCCTGAACAAGCCAGGGCTCAAGCACAAGCCTGTCTGCAACCAG GTGGAATGTCACCCTTATCTCAACCAGAGCAAACTGCTGGATTTCTGCAAGTCCAAGGACATTGTTCTGGTTGCCTACAGTGCTCTGGGATCCCACAGAGACCCCAAATG GGTGGACCAAAGCCTCCCCGTTCTCTTGGACGACCCGCTTCTTGGTGCCATTGCCAAGAAGCACAAGCAAACTCCAGCCGTGATTGCCCTTCGCTACCAGCTGCAGCGCAGGGTGGTGGTTCTGGCCAAGAGTTACAATAAGAAGCGGATCAAGGAGAACATGCAG GTTTTTGACTTTGAATTGACACCAGAAGACATGAAAGCAATTGACGGCCTCAACAGAAACTTACGATATTGTGATTTTCTGCT
- the LOC105105880 gene encoding dihydrodiol dehydrogenase 3 isoform X1, which yields MDPKHQRRELTDGRFIPVLGFGTYAPEEVPKSEALEATKFAIGAGFRHIDCAYLYQNEEQVGQAIRSKIADGTVKREDIFYTSKLWATFLRPELVRPALENSLKNLQLDYVDLYIIHFPMAMKPGEDPLPKDENGKVIFDTVDLCSTWEAMEKCKDAGLAKSIGVSNFNHKQLEKILNKPGLKHKPVCNQVECHPYLNQSKLLDFCKSKDIVLVAYSALGSHRDPKWVDQSLPVLLDDPLLGAIAKKHKQTPAVIALRYQLQRRVVVLAKSYNKKRIKENMQVFDFELTPEDMKAIDGLNRNLRYCDFLLGVGHPEYPFSEEY from the exons ATGGATCCCAAACATCAGCGTCGGGAACTTACTGACGGCCGCTTCATTCCTGTGCTGGGATTTGGCACCTATGCACCTGAGGAG GTTCCTAAGAGCGAAGCTCTGGAGGCCACCAAATTCGCTATAGGTGCTGGGTTCCGCCACATTGACTGTGCGTATTTATACCAAAACGAAGAGCAGGTTGGACAGGCCATCCGAAGCAAGATTGCAGACGGCACTGTGAAGAGAGAAGACATATTCTACACCTCAAAG CTTTGGGCCACTTTCCTTCGACCAGAGTTGGTGCGACCAGCGTTGGAAAACTCACTGAAAAATCTTCAACTGGACTATGTGGACCTCTATATTATTCACTTTCCCATGGCTATGAAG CCAGGGGAGGACCCTCTTCCcaaagatgaaaatggaaaagtaatATTTGACACAGTGGATCTGTGTAGCACGTGGGAG gcCATGGAGAAGTGTAAGGACGCGGGACTGGCCAAGTCCATCGGCGTGTCCAACTTTAACCACAAGCAGCTGGAGAAGATCCTGAACAAGCCAGGGCTCAAGCACAAGCCTGTCTGCAACCAG GTGGAATGTCACCCTTATCTCAACCAGAGCAAACTGCTGGATTTCTGCAAGTCCAAGGACATTGTTCTGGTTGCCTACAGTGCTCTGGGATCCCACAGAGACCCCAAATG GGTGGACCAAAGCCTCCCCGTTCTCTTGGACGACCCGCTTCTTGGTGCCATTGCCAAGAAGCACAAGCAAACTCCAGCCGTGATTGCCCTTCGCTACCAGCTGCAGCGCAGGGTGGTGGTTCTGGCCAAGAGTTACAATAAGAAGCGGATCAAGGAGAACATGCAG GTTTTTGACTTTGAATTGACACCAGAAGACATGAAAGCAATTGACGGCCTCAACAGAAACTTACGATATTGTGATTTTCTGCT